The following proteins come from a genomic window of Natrinema saccharevitans:
- a CDS encoding sulfite exporter TauE/SafE family protein, with the protein MASPGSGLDLGHVNLFVLFVVGLLAGAHCLGMCGPLVTTYADRIGDASDKRRDDTLTGYEVRQHALFNLGRTISYAAIGGLFGLLGAVTIASSEAVAAVGDSVRGATGILVGIAIVASGLYYLRGKTAVPGHGLPIVGTLFRRLSELLSSRIDRLATSPGIVALGAVHGVMPCPIIYPAYLYAFALGSPARSALSLAVLGVGTIPTLFVYGTAMTAIDVDTRVRLHRALGAAFILLGYIPLSHGLMLYGIHLPHLPLPYEPLF; encoded by the coding sequence ATGGCGAGTCCGGGATCCGGACTCGACCTCGGGCACGTGAATCTATTCGTCCTCTTCGTCGTCGGGCTGCTCGCCGGCGCACACTGTCTGGGAATGTGCGGCCCGCTCGTGACGACCTACGCCGACCGGATCGGCGACGCCAGTGACAAGCGCCGCGACGACACGCTGACCGGCTACGAGGTGCGCCAGCACGCGCTGTTCAACCTCGGCCGGACGATCAGCTACGCCGCGATCGGTGGCCTGTTCGGTCTCCTCGGTGCGGTGACGATCGCCTCGAGCGAGGCCGTCGCCGCGGTCGGGGATAGCGTCAGAGGGGCGACCGGCATCCTCGTCGGGATCGCGATCGTCGCGAGCGGGCTCTACTACCTCCGAGGAAAGACCGCCGTTCCCGGCCACGGGCTCCCGATCGTCGGCACGCTGTTTCGCCGGCTCTCGGAGCTGCTCTCGAGCCGTATCGATCGGCTCGCGACGTCGCCGGGGATCGTCGCGCTCGGTGCCGTTCACGGGGTCATGCCGTGTCCGATCATCTATCCCGCGTATCTCTACGCGTTCGCGCTGGGGTCGCCGGCACGTAGCGCGCTCTCGCTGGCCGTCCTCGGAGTCGGAACGATCCCCACGCTGTTCGTCTACGGCACCGCTATGACTGCGATCGACGTCGACACGCGGGTGCGACTTCACCGCGCGCTGGGCGCGGCGTTTATTCTCCTCGGTTACATCCCCCTCTCGCACGGCCTGATGCTGTACGGCATCCACCTGCCCCATCTTCCGCTCCCGTACGAACCACTATTCTAA
- a CDS encoding cytochrome-ba3 oxidase subunit yields the protein MNLETVSPRLAATAGLLAIVPLLVYGLTNSVYAGAVSTVNVVLIVGSLYVAMSPVEGSHGDHHGNGNGTAG from the coding sequence ATGAATCTCGAGACAGTATCGCCGCGGCTGGCTGCGACCGCGGGGCTACTGGCGATCGTTCCGTTGCTCGTCTACGGACTCACCAACTCGGTATACGCCGGTGCCGTCAGCACGGTCAACGTCGTTCTCATCGTCGGTTCACTGTACGTCGCGATGTCCCCGGTCGAGGGCTCGCACGGCGATCACCACGGTAACGGCAACGGAACTGCCGGGTGA
- a CDS encoding cytochrome c oxidase subunit II: MNIHTYEKVWIVASMVLIVGFIATITYGAVGPGIAMIDDDGGDINPDKINDDERFAEPGVEHVGGNEYEVTVVAQAWSYTPSEIEIPANSEVTFYVTSRDVTHSFSVVGTNVNTMVVPGQVSEMTAKFDEPDEYGILCNEYCGEFHHTMEGKLNVVPEDEFDLTELSVEADDEIDAGNETTITANVENGMQEDLETTVSLEIGNQTQEEDVTVPGDGSEEVEFTVDSADLGEGDNDWTVTVDDYEESGTLSVVTSEGNESADGGDGDA; the protein is encoded by the coding sequence ATGAACATTCACACCTACGAGAAGGTCTGGATCGTCGCTTCCATGGTGTTAATCGTTGGTTTCATCGCGACGATCACTTACGGGGCGGTCGGCCCGGGTATCGCGATGATCGACGACGACGGTGGCGACATCAATCCCGACAAAATCAACGACGACGAACGGTTCGCCGAGCCCGGCGTCGAACACGTCGGCGGCAACGAGTACGAAGTCACGGTCGTCGCACAGGCGTGGTCGTACACGCCCAGCGAAATCGAGATACCGGCCAACAGCGAGGTGACGTTCTACGTCACCAGCCGGGACGTGACACACAGCTTCTCCGTCGTGGGAACGAACGTGAACACGATGGTCGTTCCCGGGCAGGTCTCGGAGATGACCGCGAAGTTCGACGAACCCGACGAGTACGGCATCCTCTGTAACGAGTACTGCGGCGAGTTTCACCACACGATGGAAGGAAAACTGAACGTCGTCCCCGAAGACGAGTTCGACCTGACCGAACTGTCCGTCGAGGCCGACGACGAGATCGACGCGGGCAACGAGACGACCATCACCGCAAACGTGGAAAACGGCATGCAAGAGGACCTCGAGACGACCGTCTCCCTCGAGATCGGCAATCAGACGCAGGAAGAGGACGTGACGGTGCCCGGCGACGGCAGTGAGGAAGTCGAGTTCACCGTCGACAGCGCCGACCTCGGCGAGGGTGACAACGACTGGACCGTGACCGTCGACGACTACGAGGAAAGCGGAACGCTGTCGGTCGTGACTTCCGAGGGCAACGAGTCCGCTGACGGAGGTGACGGCGATGCGTAA
- a CDS encoding b(o/a)3-type cytochrome-c oxidase subunit 1 — translation MRNAYLDQFPDEARVIKAAFWSSFIALAIGGVLGLVQALHRTDVFRFIQSPDYYTVLTAHGVLLVIVFTIFFLVGTFTWAVTTSLDRGVVDVRFTWAWYIMMVIGAALAGITIFSGFLNSAPSILGSKLNADVLFTFYAPLEAHPFFYIGLVLFVVGSWLAGVDWFRTWLAWRRENPDERIPLPTFMVLTTTLFWYICTLGVATSILVFLLPWSLGITESVNPLLTRTLFWYFGHAVVYFWLMPAYLMWYTMLPKFSGGKLFSDPLARVVFVLFLLLSTPLGIHHQYLDPGIAEGYKFIAMTNTMFLLLPSLLTAFTVVASMEHGARQRGGEGYLGWLKALPWRDPIFTGMALAGLMFAAAGFSGMINAGMNINYLVHNTWWVVGHFHLTVGTAVALTFMAASYWFIPQLTGKELWNRSVALGQVVLWFIGMTFMTNAMHRSGLFGLPRRTAEPQYQGFDFEPAVGTVGEINMQVALGAAILTLSLALFLLNMVMTSIGSNSESIPDNTYADTLSGAEDSPRILDNLKLWTAIAVVLVIIAYTLPLASIIDAGGLFGPNIEGVRLSTWVDPAVIESLSEVIR, via the coding sequence ATGCGTAACGCCTACCTCGATCAGTTCCCCGACGAGGCGCGAGTGATCAAAGCGGCTTTCTGGAGTTCCTTCATCGCGCTGGCGATCGGCGGGGTGCTCGGGCTGGTGCAGGCGCTTCACCGCACCGACGTCTTCAGGTTCATTCAATCACCCGACTACTACACCGTACTGACCGCCCACGGCGTGTTGCTGGTGATCGTGTTTACGATCTTCTTCCTCGTGGGGACTTTCACGTGGGCGGTAACGACCAGCCTCGATCGGGGCGTCGTCGACGTCCGGTTCACCTGGGCCTGGTACATCATGATGGTCATCGGCGCGGCACTCGCCGGGATCACGATCTTTAGCGGCTTCCTCAACTCGGCGCCGTCGATACTCGGCTCGAAGTTGAACGCCGACGTCCTCTTTACGTTCTACGCGCCGCTTGAGGCCCATCCGTTCTTCTACATCGGCTTGGTGCTGTTCGTTGTCGGCTCCTGGCTCGCCGGCGTCGACTGGTTCCGGACGTGGTTGGCCTGGCGGCGCGAGAACCCCGACGAGCGGATCCCGCTGCCGACCTTCATGGTCCTGACGACGACGCTGTTCTGGTACATCTGCACGCTGGGTGTGGCCACGTCGATCCTCGTGTTCCTGCTGCCGTGGTCGCTGGGGATCACCGAGTCGGTTAATCCGCTGTTGACCCGGACGCTGTTCTGGTACTTCGGCCACGCCGTCGTCTACTTCTGGCTGATGCCGGCGTACCTGATGTGGTACACCATGCTGCCGAAGTTCTCCGGCGGGAAACTGTTCAGCGACCCGCTTGCACGCGTCGTCTTCGTACTGTTCTTGCTGCTCTCGACGCCGCTCGGCATTCACCACCAGTATCTGGATCCGGGCATCGCCGAGGGGTACAAGTTCATCGCGATGACGAACACGATGTTCCTCCTCCTGCCGAGCCTGCTGACCGCCTTCACCGTCGTCGCGAGCATGGAACACGGCGCGCGACAGCGCGGTGGAGAGGGCTACCTCGGTTGGCTGAAGGCGCTCCCGTGGCGCGACCCGATCTTCACCGGGATGGCGCTTGCGGGCCTGATGTTCGCCGCGGCCGGCTTCTCCGGCATGATCAACGCCGGCATGAACATCAACTACCTCGTCCACAACACGTGGTGGGTCGTCGGGCACTTCCACCTCACCGTCGGCACTGCCGTCGCGCTGACGTTTATGGCCGCCTCCTACTGGTTCATCCCGCAGCTGACGGGCAAAGAACTCTGGAACCGGTCGGTCGCACTCGGACAGGTCGTCCTCTGGTTCATCGGCATGACGTTCATGACCAACGCGATGCACCGCTCCGGGCTGTTCGGGCTTCCCCGCCGGACCGCCGAACCGCAGTACCAGGGCTTCGACTTCGAGCCCGCCGTGGGTACCGTCGGCGAGATCAACATGCAGGTCGCACTCGGCGCGGCCATCCTGACGCTGTCGCTTGCCCTGTTCCTCCTGAACATGGTCATGACCTCGATCGGCAGCAACAGCGAGTCGATCCCCGACAACACCTACGCGGATACGCTCTCCGGAGCCGAGGACTCGCCGCGCATCCTCGACAATCTCAAACTCTGGACCGCGATCGCCGTCGTCCTCGTGATTATCGCGTACACGCTCCCGCTCGCGAGCATCATCGACGCCGGCGGCCTGTTCGGACCCAACATCGAGGGCGTCAGACTCTCGACGTGGGTCGATCCCGCCGTCATCGAGTCCCTCAGTGAGGTGATCCGATAG
- a CDS encoding CbaC protein produces MRISEGALLVVLAMLVPFIVELRTALSWFGIKLTILETLILGSVITLAVLVWAMRPEKNDTNGGSSRPS; encoded by the coding sequence ATGCGCATCTCCGAAGGGGCGCTCCTCGTCGTTCTGGCCATGCTCGTCCCGTTCATCGTCGAACTCCGGACGGCGCTCTCGTGGTTCGGCATCAAACTAACCATCCTCGAGACGCTCATTCTCGGGTCGGTGATCACGCTGGCGGTCCTCGTGTGGGCGATGCGGCCCGAAAAGAACGATACGAACGGGGGATCGTCCCGGCCAAGCTGA
- a CDS encoding mannose-1-phosphate guanylyltransferase encodes MDRPVVACVLAGGIGSRLYPASRGDRPKQFLEFGGTRSLLSRTVDRTAFADERYVLTRESFVDAVHDRAPEAGLLVEPAGRDTGPALVYAAWRLRERFDREPVLLSLPSDHHVDDDAVFVARLERAAEIAAETGGLVTLGVEPTRPATGYGYLVPADGGDALGGTDYDAVERFTEKPDREEARRLRESGAYWNAGIFAWTPTALLREARDSPLAGLVDALEAGEPERGFDAIDAVSVDYAIMERASDVFVTPLPVAWDDLGTWDAVGRTRSNRDADATNDRVAGGILSVDATDNVVAAPDRHVSLLEVEELIVAAYDDRILVAPRESSQRVREVVELLRDRDGF; translated from the coding sequence ATGGACCGGCCCGTCGTCGCCTGCGTCCTCGCCGGGGGCATCGGCAGCCGGCTCTACCCCGCGAGTCGGGGGGATCGCCCCAAGCAGTTCCTCGAGTTCGGCGGCACCCGCTCGCTGCTCTCGCGGACGGTGGATCGGACCGCCTTCGCCGACGAACGCTACGTCCTGACTCGCGAATCGTTCGTCGACGCGGTTCACGACCGCGCGCCCGAGGCGGGCCTGCTGGTCGAACCCGCCGGCAGGGACACCGGCCCGGCGCTGGTCTACGCCGCCTGGCGGCTCCGCGAGCGGTTCGACCGGGAGCCGGTCCTGCTCTCGCTTCCCAGTGACCACCACGTCGACGACGACGCGGTGTTCGTTGCTCGCCTCGAGCGCGCCGCCGAGATCGCCGCCGAGACCGGCGGTCTCGTGACGCTGGGCGTCGAACCCACGCGACCGGCGACGGGCTACGGCTACCTCGTTCCCGCGGACGGCGGAGACGCCCTTGGAGGGACGGACTACGACGCCGTCGAGCGCTTCACGGAGAAACCCGACCGCGAGGAAGCGCGGCGGCTCCGCGAGTCGGGTGCGTACTGGAACGCCGGGATCTTCGCCTGGACGCCGACCGCCCTCCTTCGGGAGGCGCGGGACTCGCCGCTCGCGGGGCTGGTCGACGCCCTCGAGGCCGGCGAGCCAGAGCGCGGGTTCGACGCGATCGACGCCGTCAGCGTCGACTACGCGATCATGGAGCGGGCAAGCGACGTCTTCGTGACGCCGCTGCCGGTCGCGTGGGACGACCTCGGGACGTGGGATGCGGTCGGGCGGACCCGATCGAACCGCGACGCGGACGCGACGAACGACCGCGTCGCCGGTGGGATTCTCTCGGTCGACGCGACCGACAACGTCGTCGCCGCGCCCGACCGGCACGTCTCCCTGCTCGAGGTCGAAGAGCTGATCGTCGCCGCCTACGACGATCGGATCCTCGTCGCGCCGCGGGAGTCGTCACAGCGGGTCCGCGAGGTCGTCGAATTGCTGCGCGATCGCGACGGGTTTTAA
- a CDS encoding DUF7091 family protein, with amino-acid sequence MADRRRLERFLRSTLQGAGEQFEELRRSTDGQLEEAREAYEVARNARELPTDEAGRAKIVCRRYAQQRAAKLDEEYRPACYEADHPDCEGCAEDVRRGRIETW; translated from the coding sequence ATGGCGGATCGGCGTCGACTCGAGCGGTTCCTGCGCTCGACGCTGCAGGGAGCCGGCGAGCAGTTCGAGGAGCTTCGCAGATCGACCGACGGCCAGCTCGAGGAGGCCCGCGAGGCCTACGAGGTGGCGCGAAACGCCCGCGAGTTACCCACCGACGAGGCGGGCCGGGCGAAGATCGTCTGTCGACGCTACGCCCAACAGCGGGCGGCGAAATTAGACGAGGAGTACCGACCGGCCTGTTACGAGGCGGACCATCCCGACTGCGAGGGCTGTGCCGAAGACGTCCGACGCGGGCGGATCGAGACCTGGTGA